A stretch of the Bradyrhizobium sp. CCBAU 53351 genome encodes the following:
- the polA gene encoding DNA polymerase I, with protein MPKTSPKTPAKVDTKSATPKAADKPAAKAAAAPAAAKPVAAKAAGKGDHVFLVDGSSYIFRAYHALPPLNRKSDGLQVNAVLGFCNMLWKLLRDMPADNRPTHLAIVFDKSEVTFRNAIYPEYKAHRPPAPDDLIPQFALIREAVRAFDLPCLEQGGFEADDLIATYVREACERGASATIVSSDKDLMQLVTDCVTMYDTMKDRRIGIPEVIEKFGVPPNKVVEVQALAGDSTDNVPGVPGIGIKTAAQLITEYGDLDQLLFRAGEIKQPKRREALLENAEKARISRKLVLLDDKVKLDVPLDDLAVHEPDARKLIAFLKAMEFTTLTRRVADYSQIDPANVDADASNSSSARGGDGAAKAKPSGDSGDLFATPAAGPTGGDKGDKSASLKGAPVSLAAAREEAMRKLPVDRSKYQAIKSPRELSAFIARIHEAGHVAIEIKANSIDPMQADLCGIALALAPNDACYVPLAHKQSGGGAGLFDAGLAPDQVKHEEAIQALRPVLESAGILKIGFDVKFAAVMLAQHGIILRNTDDAKLISYVLDAGRGSQELDSLSERWFGHAMLKENELLGSGKGKITFDQVPIDKAAALSAEGADVALRLWRVLKPRLVAEHMTAVYETLERPLVAVLARMERRGISIDRQVLSRLSGDFAQTAARVEAEIQEIAGEPVNVGSPKQIGDILFGKMGLSGGTKTKTGAWSTTAQVLDELAEQGHDFPKKILEWRQVSKLKSTYTDALPTYVNPQTHRVHTTYALAATTTGRLSSNEPNLQNIPVRTEDGRKIRRAFIATPGHKLVSADYSQIELRLLAEIADIPVLKQAFRDGLDIHAMTASEMFGVPIKGMPSEIRRRAKAINFGIIYGISAFGLANQLGIAREEASAYIKKYFERFPGIRAYMDETRDFCRSHGYVTTLFGRKCHYPDIKASNASVRAFNERAAINARLQGTAADIIRRAMTRVEDALAAKKLSAQMLLQVHDELIFEVPDAEVEATLPVVQHVMQDAPFPAVLLSVPLHVDARAANNWDEAH; from the coding sequence ATGCCAAAAACCTCCCCGAAGACCCCCGCCAAGGTTGACACCAAGTCTGCCACGCCGAAAGCCGCCGATAAGCCTGCTGCCAAGGCGGCCGCCGCGCCAGCTGCTGCCAAACCGGTTGCGGCGAAGGCCGCCGGCAAGGGCGACCACGTGTTCCTGGTCGACGGTTCCTCCTACATCTTCCGCGCCTACCACGCGCTGCCGCCGCTGAACCGCAAGTCCGACGGGCTGCAGGTCAACGCCGTGCTCGGCTTCTGCAACATGCTGTGGAAGCTGCTGCGTGACATGCCCGCCGACAACCGGCCGACGCACCTCGCCATCGTTTTCGACAAGTCCGAGGTCACTTTCCGCAACGCGATCTACCCCGAATACAAGGCACACCGGCCGCCGGCGCCCGACGATCTGATCCCGCAATTCGCGCTGATCCGCGAAGCGGTGCGCGCCTTCGACCTGCCCTGCCTGGAGCAAGGCGGCTTCGAGGCCGACGACCTCATCGCGACCTATGTGCGCGAGGCCTGCGAGCGCGGCGCCAGCGCGACCATCGTGTCCTCCGACAAGGATTTGATGCAGCTCGTGACCGATTGCGTCACGATGTACGACACCATGAAGGACCGCCGCATCGGCATCCCCGAGGTGATCGAGAAGTTCGGCGTGCCGCCGAACAAGGTCGTCGAGGTGCAGGCCCTGGCCGGCGATTCCACCGACAACGTGCCCGGCGTGCCCGGCATCGGCATCAAGACCGCGGCGCAGCTGATCACCGAATATGGCGACCTCGACCAATTGCTGTTCCGTGCCGGCGAAATCAAGCAGCCGAAGCGGCGCGAGGCGCTGCTCGAGAACGCCGAGAAGGCGCGGATCTCGCGCAAGCTCGTGCTGCTCGACGACAAGGTGAAGCTGGACGTGCCGCTCGACGACCTCGCCGTCCACGAGCCCGACGCGCGCAAGCTGATCGCCTTCCTCAAGGCGATGGAGTTCACCACGCTGACGCGCCGCGTCGCCGACTATTCGCAGATCGATCCCGCCAATGTCGACGCCGATGCGAGCAACAGCAGCAGCGCCCGGGGCGGCGATGGCGCGGCGAAAGCAAAGCCATCAGGGGATTCCGGCGATCTCTTCGCGACCCCTGCTGCGGGCCCGACGGGCGGCGACAAGGGCGACAAATCGGCGAGCCTGAAGGGCGCGCCGGTCTCGCTGGCTGCCGCGCGGGAAGAGGCCATGCGCAAGCTGCCGGTCGACCGCAGCAAATATCAGGCGATCAAGTCGCCGAGGGAGCTCAGCGCCTTCATCGCGCGCATTCATGAAGCCGGGCATGTCGCGATCGAGATCAAGGCCAACTCCATCGATCCGATGCAGGCCGATCTCTGCGGCATCGCGCTGGCGCTGGCGCCGAACGATGCCTGCTACGTACCGCTGGCGCACAAGCAGTCCGGCGGCGGTGCAGGCCTGTTCGACGCCGGCCTCGCGCCCGACCAGGTCAAGCACGAAGAAGCGATCCAAGCGCTGCGGCCGGTGCTGGAATCGGCAGGCATTCTCAAGATCGGCTTCGACGTCAAATTCGCCGCCGTGATGCTGGCGCAGCACGGCATCATTTTGCGCAACACCGACGACGCCAAGCTGATCTCTTACGTGCTCGATGCCGGCCGGGGCTCGCAGGAACTGGACTCGCTGTCCGAGCGCTGGTTCGGCCATGCCATGCTGAAGGAAAACGAGCTGCTCGGCAGCGGCAAGGGCAAGATCACCTTCGACCAGGTGCCTATCGACAAGGCCGCGGCGCTGTCGGCCGAAGGCGCCGACGTCGCCTTGCGGCTCTGGCGCGTGCTGAAGCCGCGCCTCGTCGCCGAGCACATGACCGCGGTCTACGAGACCCTGGAGCGGCCGCTGGTCGCGGTGCTTGCGCGCATGGAGCGGCGCGGCATCTCGATCGACCGCCAGGTGCTGTCGCGCCTGTCAGGCGATTTCGCCCAGACCGCAGCGCGGGTCGAGGCCGAGATCCAGGAGATCGCGGGCGAGCCGGTCAATGTCGGCAGCCCCAAGCAGATCGGCGACATCCTGTTCGGCAAGATGGGACTGTCAGGCGGCACCAAGACCAAGACCGGCGCATGGTCGACCACCGCGCAAGTGCTGGACGAGCTCGCCGAGCAGGGCCACGACTTCCCGAAGAAGATCCTGGAGTGGCGCCAGGTCTCGAAACTGAAATCGACCTACACCGACGCGCTGCCAACCTATGTCAACCCGCAGACCCATCGCGTGCACACGACCTACGCGCTGGCCGCGACTACAACGGGCCGGTTGTCGTCGAACGAGCCGAACCTGCAGAACATCCCCGTGCGTACCGAGGACGGCCGGAAAATCCGCCGTGCCTTCATCGCCACGCCCGGGCACAAGCTGGTCTCCGCCGACTATTCGCAGATCGAGCTGCGGTTGCTCGCGGAGATCGCCGACATTCCCGTGCTGAAGCAGGCCTTTCGCGATGGGCTCGACATCCACGCGATGACGGCGTCCGAAATGTTCGGCGTGCCGATCAAGGGCATGCCGAGCGAGATCCGCCGCCGCGCCAAGGCGATCAATTTCGGCATCATCTACGGCATCTCGGCCTTCGGCCTCGCCAACCAGCTCGGCATCGCGCGCGAGGAAGCCTCCGCCTACATCAAGAAGTATTTTGAGCGCTTCCCCGGCATCCGCGCCTACATGGACGAGACGCGGGACTTCTGCCGCAGCCACGGCTATGTCACCACGCTGTTCGGCCGCAAGTGCCACTACCCTGATATCAAGGCCTCAAACGCCTCGGTGCGCGCCTTCAACGAGCGCGCCGCGATCAACGCGCGGCTGCAAGGCACCGCCGCCGACATCATCCGCCGCGCCATGACGCGGGTCGAGGACGCGCTCGCCGCCAAGAAGCTGTCGGCGCAGATGCTACTGCAGGTGCACGACGAACTGATCTTCGAGGTCCCGGACGCCGAGGTCGAGGCGACGCTGCCCGTCGTGCAGCACGTGATGCAGGACGCGCCGTTTCCGGCCGTGCTGCTGTCGGTGCCGCTGCATGTGGATGCGCGCGCGGCGAACAACTGGGACGAGGCGCATTAG
- the grrM gene encoding cyclophane-forming radical SAM/SPASM peptide maturase GrrM/OscB — MRTALVPRPSIEMLVLQSTPFCNLDCSYCYLPDRNSKRKMSMATVERTFEKVFRSPFLSGHLTVLWHAGEPLVPGTAYYADAFAVIERLRPADLVVSHSIQTNATLLNEEWIDLFRAHDVRVGASIDGPQEINDRSRKTRSGGGSFEQTMRGIRLLQEHRYPFHVITVLTQQSLQQPQQLFDFYVANGIERIAFNVEEIEGVHGTSSLSGEGADRNVRRFYETFMALTESAGAKIEVREFVGAFDAIARPESAGYGNPLAEPLRTLSIGANGEISTFSPELLGYASPRHGHLVFGNIHQHEIADVLQDSTFLAVSEEIASGQARCRTSCEYFSICLGGSPANKLFENGRFDSTETLFCRLSKKAVIDVVLGRMEAELHLAL, encoded by the coding sequence ATGCGGACTGCCTTAGTGCCCCGTCCGTCGATCGAAATGCTGGTCCTGCAGTCGACGCCGTTCTGTAATCTCGACTGCTCATATTGCTATCTGCCTGACCGCAATTCGAAGCGCAAAATGTCGATGGCAACCGTCGAGCGCACCTTTGAGAAGGTGTTCAGAAGCCCGTTCTTGTCGGGACACCTCACGGTCCTTTGGCACGCCGGCGAGCCGCTGGTTCCCGGTACCGCATATTACGCAGATGCGTTTGCGGTCATCGAGCGGCTGCGTCCCGCCGACTTAGTCGTCAGCCATAGCATCCAGACCAACGCCACTCTCCTGAATGAGGAATGGATTGATCTCTTTCGCGCCCATGACGTGCGCGTCGGCGCGAGCATTGACGGTCCGCAGGAGATCAACGATCGTAGCCGTAAGACGCGTTCGGGCGGGGGCAGCTTCGAGCAAACAATGCGTGGCATTCGCTTGTTGCAGGAGCACCGTTATCCATTCCATGTGATCACTGTACTGACGCAGCAATCGCTCCAGCAGCCGCAACAACTATTCGACTTCTATGTCGCCAACGGGATTGAACGTATCGCCTTCAATGTTGAGGAGATCGAGGGGGTTCACGGCACCTCCTCTTTGTCCGGCGAGGGCGCCGATCGGAACGTCCGCCGCTTCTACGAAACGTTCATGGCTCTGACAGAGTCTGCCGGCGCCAAGATCGAGGTGCGCGAATTCGTTGGTGCATTCGATGCGATCGCCAGGCCCGAAAGCGCTGGCTACGGCAATCCGCTTGCCGAGCCGCTCCGTACGCTTTCCATTGGAGCCAATGGCGAAATCAGTACTTTCTCGCCTGAACTCCTCGGCTACGCCAGCCCACGTCATGGCCATCTTGTTTTTGGGAATATCCACCAGCACGAGATCGCGGATGTGCTGCAGGATTCCACCTTCCTCGCGGTGAGCGAGGAAATCGCGAGCGGACAGGCCCGCTGCAGAACGAGCTGCGAATATTTTTCAATCTGTTTGGGAGGATCGCCGGCCAACAAGCTGTTCGAGAACGGAAGGTTCGACAGCACTGAGACATTATTTTGCCGGCTGAGCAAGAAGGCAGTCATCGATGTCGTATTGGGACGTATGGAAGCAGAACTTCACCTCGCTCTATGA
- a CDS encoding LysE family translocator produces the protein MPHTSALLGFALVCLGLVLTPGPNMIYLISRSITQGPAAGIVSLGGVALGFVFYMLCAAFGITALLLAIPLAYDALRFAGAGYLLWLAWQAVKPGGRSPFQVRKLAIDSPRKLFAMGFVTNLLNPKIAMLYLALLPQFIDPAAGSVLTQSVVLGAIQIAISVSVNAMIALAAGSIALFLASRPSWMLVQRWLMGTVLAGLALRMAVEAKKV, from the coding sequence ATGCCCCACACCTCCGCCCTGCTCGGCTTCGCCCTCGTCTGCCTCGGTCTCGTGCTGACGCCGGGACCGAACATGATCTATTTGATCTCGCGCTCGATCACGCAAGGGCCTGCGGCGGGCATCGTCTCGCTCGGCGGCGTGGCGCTCGGCTTCGTGTTCTACATGTTGTGCGCGGCGTTCGGCATCACCGCGCTGCTGCTCGCCATCCCCTTGGCCTATGACGCGTTGCGCTTTGCCGGCGCGGGTTATCTGCTCTGGCTCGCCTGGCAGGCGGTGAAGCCGGGCGGCCGCTCGCCGTTCCAGGTCCGGAAGCTCGCGATCGACAGCCCGCGCAAATTGTTCGCGATGGGCTTCGTCACCAACCTGCTCAACCCGAAGATCGCGATGCTTTATCTGGCGCTGCTGCCGCAATTCATCGATCCCGCCGCCGGCAGCGTGCTGACGCAGTCGGTGGTGCTGGGCGCGATCCAGATCGCGATCAGCGTCAGTGTCAACGCGATGATCGCGCTGGCCGCCGGATCGATCGCGTTGTTCCTGGCGAGCCGGCCGAGCTGGATGCTGGTGCAGCGCTGGCTGATGGGCACGGTGCTGGCCGGGCTCGCGCTGCGGATGGCGGTGGAAGCGAAAAAGGTGTGA
- a CDS encoding glutathione S-transferase family protein has translation MTIELHTWNTPNGRKISVALEEMGLPYRVIPVNITKGEQMAPEFLKLSPNNKIPAIVDPEGPDGKPVSIFESAAILLYLGEKTGKFLPKSLAGRVPVYEWLMWQMGGFGPMPGQVHHFIALENEQDRAYGLKRYMAETRRLYGVLDRRLADHDFVAGDLSIADFAILGWAWRHPRHKVDLADFPNVKRWYEALMARPAVKRGMDAKLD, from the coding sequence ATGACCATCGAGCTGCACACCTGGAACACGCCGAACGGCCGCAAGATCTCGGTCGCGCTGGAGGAGATGGGCCTGCCCTACAGGGTGATCCCGGTCAACATCACCAAGGGCGAGCAGATGGCGCCCGAGTTCCTCAAGCTGTCCCCGAACAACAAGATTCCCGCGATCGTCGACCCCGAGGGCCCGGACGGCAAGCCTGTCAGCATCTTCGAGTCCGCCGCGATCCTGCTCTATCTCGGTGAAAAGACCGGCAAATTCCTGCCGAAATCGCTCGCCGGCCGCGTCCCCGTCTACGAATGGCTGATGTGGCAGATGGGCGGCTTCGGCCCGATGCCCGGCCAGGTGCATCATTTCATCGCACTCGAGAACGAGCAGGACCGCGCTTATGGCCTGAAGCGCTACATGGCGGAGACGCGCCGGCTCTACGGCGTGCTCGACCGACGCCTGGCGGACCACGACTTCGTCGCCGGCGACCTCTCGATTGCCGATTTTGCCATCCTGGGCTGGGCCTGGCGTCACCCTCGCCACAAGGTTGATCTGGCCGACTTCCCCAACGTCAAGCGCTGGTATGAGGCCCTGATGGCCCGTCCGGCCGTGAAGCGGGGGATGGACGCGAAGCTGGATTGA
- the pyrE gene encoding orotate phosphoribosyltransferase — protein sequence MSKSASRARLFEIIRRRSFGRGEVTLASGRKSDFYFNLKPTMLDPEGATLLAELTYEALKDDNLDFIGGLEMGAVPLAGALAQISWIKGHPIAAFFVRKKPKEHGAKLAIEGLPKGETLAGKRVVIVEDVTTTGGSAMKAVESVRETGAEVVLVLTMVDREEGATDTFGAAGLPFRSLYKASEFLKA from the coding sequence GTGTCGAAATCTGCCTCCCGCGCCCGCCTGTTCGAAATCATCCGCCGGCGCTCCTTCGGCCGCGGCGAGGTGACGCTCGCGTCGGGCCGCAAGAGCGATTTCTACTTCAACCTCAAGCCGACCATGCTCGACCCGGAGGGAGCGACCCTGCTCGCCGAGCTGACTTACGAGGCGCTGAAAGACGACAATCTCGATTTCATCGGCGGCCTCGAGATGGGCGCGGTGCCGCTGGCCGGCGCGCTGGCGCAGATCTCCTGGATCAAGGGCCATCCGATCGCGGCGTTCTTCGTGCGCAAGAAGCCGAAGGAGCACGGCGCCAAGCTCGCGATCGAGGGCCTGCCCAAGGGCGAGACGCTCGCAGGCAAACGCGTCGTGATCGTCGAGGACGTCACCACGACCGGCGGCTCGGCGATGAAGGCCGTGGAATCCGTACGCGAGACCGGCGCCGAAGTGGTGCTGGTGCTGACCATGGTCGATCGCGAAGAAGGCGCCACCGACACGTTCGGCGCGGCCGGCCTGCCGTTCCGCTCGCTGTACAAGGCCTCGGAGTTCTTGAAGGCGTAA
- a CDS encoding DUF2865 domain-containing protein: protein MLVAATLAAPLLAAPAPVSAEGLFDFFFGGMQQQRPQREVPQQASSYADPFTGQQNAANPQYVPPTRAAAAGGSGPAFCVRSCDGKYFPLMRGLTSPAQMCQAFCPASATKVYFGSSIDGAASQTGERYADSENAFAYRKALRADCTCNGREPVGLAPVDLALDSSLKAGDVIATTDGLVAYTGIRVGNDQAADFTPVASYPGLTAQVRARLGEMKVAPVRAETVSADTPAAEIVREPLPSVTVPKTTAQKPAKRAGLE, encoded by the coding sequence ATGCTTGTGGCCGCCACCCTCGCAGCACCGCTGCTTGCGGCTCCCGCCCCGGTCTCGGCCGAAGGCCTGTTCGACTTCTTCTTCGGCGGCATGCAGCAGCAGCGTCCGCAGCGCGAGGTGCCGCAGCAGGCGAGCTCCTACGCCGATCCCTTCACCGGGCAACAGAACGCCGCAAACCCGCAATATGTGCCACCGACCCGCGCGGCGGCGGCGGGCGGCTCGGGACCTGCCTTCTGCGTGCGCAGCTGCGACGGCAAATATTTTCCGCTGATGCGCGGCCTCACCTCACCGGCGCAGATGTGCCAGGCGTTCTGTCCCGCCAGCGCGACCAAGGTCTATTTCGGCTCCTCGATCGACGGTGCCGCCTCGCAGACCGGCGAGCGCTACGCCGACAGCGAGAACGCGTTCGCCTATCGCAAGGCGCTGCGGGCCGATTGCACCTGCAACGGCCGCGAGCCGGTCGGCCTTGCCCCGGTCGATCTCGCGCTGGATTCCTCGCTGAAAGCCGGTGACGTGATTGCCACCACCGACGGGCTCGTCGCCTATACCGGCATCCGCGTCGGCAACGACCAGGCTGCGGATTTCACCCCGGTCGCCTCCTATCCCGGCCTCACCGCCCAGGTCCGCGCGCGGCTCGGCGAAATGAAAGTGGCGCCGGTGCGCGCGGAAACAGTGTCGGCGGATACGCCCGCCGCGGAGATCGTGCGCGAGCCGCTGCCCAGCGTGACAGTGCCGAAGACGACGGCGCAGAAGCCGGCGAAGCGGGCGGGGTTGGAGTAG
- the pdeM gene encoding ligase-associated DNA damage response endonuclease PdeM codes for MRVSTVTVSDVTFAADLSGALFWEEQRLLVVSDLHLEKGSSFAMRGVLLPPYDTLATLSRLAAVISRHDPRTVIALGDSFHDRTAHERLSPDDREAVAALQAGRDWIWISGNHDPMLPRDLGGTVAEEVAIGPITFRHEPTGAHGEIAGHLHPKARVSARGRSMERRCFACDGMRAVMPAFGAYAGGLSIRDAAFAKIFPANGFVAHLLGDRRVHAIAASRCS; via the coding sequence ATGCGCGTGTCCACAGTCACCGTCAGCGATGTGACCTTCGCCGCCGATCTCTCCGGCGCGCTGTTCTGGGAGGAGCAGCGCCTGCTCGTCGTCTCCGACCTGCATCTGGAAAAAGGCTCCAGCTTCGCCATGCGCGGCGTGCTGCTGCCACCTTACGACACGCTGGCGACGCTGAGCCGTCTCGCTGCTGTCATCTCCCGCCATGATCCGCGCACCGTGATCGCGCTCGGCGACAGCTTTCACGACCGCACGGCGCACGAGCGGTTGTCGCCTGATGATCGCGAGGCCGTTGCCGCGCTGCAGGCCGGGCGCGACTGGATCTGGATCTCCGGCAACCACGATCCGATGCTGCCGCGCGATCTCGGCGGCACCGTCGCCGAAGAGGTCGCGATCGGCCCGATCACGTTTCGCCACGAGCCGACCGGCGCACACGGCGAGATCGCCGGCCATCTCCATCCCAAGGCGCGCGTCTCCGCGCGCGGCCGCTCCATGGAGCGCCGCTGCTTCGCCTGCGACGGGATGCGCGCGGTGATGCCGGCGTTCGGCGCTTATGCCGGCGGCCTCAGCATCCGCGACGCCGCTTTCGCCAAGATCTTTCCGGCCAATGGCTTCGTCGCTCACCTGCTCGGCGACCGCCGCGTCCATGCCATTGCGGCCTCACGCTGCTCTTGA
- a CDS encoding ligase-associated DNA damage response DEXH box helicase has protein sequence MTRRIPRIQAEPAALLPGRFQQWFAGRGWSPRAHQLALLEKAREDASALLIAPTGAGKTLAGFLPTLVELSTEAAERKAAEKQSLVSTGRGVQRSGGLHTLYISPLKALAVDIARNLERPIAEMALPIKVETRTGDTPVSRRQRQRRYPPDVLLTTPEQLALLLSSDDAPFLFSSLKRIVLDELHALVTSKRGDLLSLGLARLWRLAPQMRAIGLSATVAEPEQLARFLVPQPDGQERAADIVVAGGAAPPEVEMLDTRERLPWAGHSARHALPEIYELIKANKTTLVFVNTRSQAEMLFQNLWSMNDDGLAIALHHGSLDVAQRRKVEDAMSAGRLRGVVCTSSLDLGVDWGDVDLVVNIGAPKGSSRLMQRIGRANHRLDEASRAVLVPANRFEVLECRVAIDAIAENAQDTPPLRTGALDVLAQHVLGCACGEPFLSDELYAEVRTAAPYAELSRQDFDDVVDFVASGGYALKTYERFARIKQDKEGRWRVANPKVRQSYRMNVGTIVEDDMLKVRLVRSRRGGAGKTGGSTGVIARGGRLLGEIEEAFIEGLSPGDTFVFSGEVVRYETLVEDQVYVSRAHDKDPKVPSYMGGKFPLSTYLAERVRRLLDDGRAWGGLPEQVRDWLSLQKDVSKVPAVRELLVESFPRANKHYLVCYPFEGRLAHQTLGMLLTRRLERARARPLGFVANEYAVAIWALGDLSFMIRDGRIDLDALFDPDMLGDDLEAWLAESALMKRTFRNCAIISGLITRRHTGEEKSRRQVLFSTDLVYDVLRKHQADHVLLRAARADAATGLLDLRRLSDMLMRIQGRITLRELDRVSPLAVPVMLEIGRESVYGEAADELLAEAADELVKEAMDRSG, from the coding sequence GTGACCCGCCGTATCCCTAGAATTCAGGCCGAGCCGGCCGCTCTGCTGCCTGGCCGCTTCCAGCAATGGTTTGCAGGCCGGGGCTGGTCGCCGCGCGCGCATCAATTGGCGCTGCTGGAGAAGGCGCGCGAGGACGCCAGCGCCCTGCTGATCGCACCGACCGGCGCCGGCAAGACGCTGGCGGGATTTCTGCCGACGCTGGTGGAGCTTTCGACGGAGGCGGCTGAGCGCAAGGCGGCTGAGAAGCAAAGCCTCGTCTCCACCGGCCGCGGCGTGCAACGTTCCGGCGGCCTGCACACGCTCTACATCTCGCCGCTGAAGGCGCTCGCCGTCGACATCGCGCGCAATCTGGAGCGGCCGATCGCGGAGATGGCGCTGCCGATCAAGGTCGAGACCCGCACCGGCGACACGCCGGTGTCGCGGCGCCAGCGGCAGCGGCGCTATCCGCCCGACGTGTTGCTGACGACGCCCGAGCAGCTTGCGCTGCTGTTGTCCTCCGACGACGCGCCGTTCCTGTTCTCGTCCCTCAAGCGAATCGTGCTCGACGAGCTGCACGCGCTGGTGACGTCCAAGCGCGGCGATCTGCTCTCGCTCGGGCTTGCACGGCTGTGGCGCCTGGCGCCGCAGATGCGCGCGATCGGCCTGTCGGCAACGGTGGCGGAGCCGGAGCAACTGGCGCGCTTCCTGGTGCCGCAACCCGATGGCCAGGAGCGGGCAGCCGACATCGTCGTCGCCGGCGGTGCCGCGCCGCCCGAGGTGGAGATGCTCGACACGCGCGAGCGCCTGCCCTGGGCCGGCCACAGCGCGCGCCACGCGCTGCCTGAGATCTACGAGCTGATCAAGGCGAACAAGACCACGCTGGTCTTCGTCAACACCCGCAGCCAGGCCGAGATGCTGTTCCAGAATCTCTGGAGCATGAACGATGACGGCCTTGCCATTGCGCTGCATCACGGCTCGCTCGACGTCGCCCAGCGCCGCAAGGTCGAGGACGCGATGTCGGCAGGACGCTTGCGCGGCGTGGTCTGCACCTCCTCGCTCGACCTCGGCGTCGACTGGGGCGATGTCGATCTCGTGGTCAATATCGGCGCGCCCAAGGGATCCTCGCGCCTGATGCAGCGGATCGGCCGCGCCAACCACCGCCTCGACGAGGCCTCGCGCGCGGTGCTGGTGCCCGCCAACCGTTTCGAAGTGCTGGAGTGCCGCGTCGCGATCGACGCCATCGCCGAGAACGCGCAGGACACGCCGCCCTTGCGCACGGGCGCGCTCGACGTGCTGGCCCAGCATGTGCTCGGCTGTGCCTGCGGCGAGCCGTTCCTCTCCGATGAGCTCTATGCCGAGGTGCGCACCGCAGCGCCCTACGCCGAGCTGTCGCGGCAGGATTTCGACGACGTCGTCGATTTCGTCGCCTCCGGTGGCTACGCCCTGAAGACCTATGAACGCTTCGCCCGCATCAAGCAGGACAAGGAGGGGCGCTGGCGCGTCGCAAATCCCAAGGTGCGGCAGAGCTACCGCATGAATGTCGGCACCATCGTCGAGGACGACATGCTGAAGGTGCGGCTGGTGCGTTCGCGCCGCGGCGGTGCGGGAAAGACAGGCGGATCGACCGGCGTGATCGCGCGCGGCGGCCGGTTGCTCGGCGAGATCGAGGAAGCCTTCATCGAGGGCCTCAGCCCCGGCGACACGTTCGTATTCTCCGGCGAGGTGGTGCGCTACGAAACATTGGTCGAGGACCAGGTCTACGTCTCGCGCGCGCATGACAAGGACCCGAAGGTACCGTCCTATATGGGCGGCAAGTTTCCGCTCTCGACTTATCTCGCCGAACGCGTGCGCCGGCTGCTCGATGACGGCCGCGCATGGGGCGGCTTGCCGGAGCAGGTGCGCGACTGGCTGTCGCTGCAGAAGGATGTCAGCAAAGTGCCTGCGGTGCGTGAGCTGCTGGTCGAGAGCTTTCCGCGCGCCAACAAGCATTATCTGGTCTGCTATCCCTTCGAAGGCCGGCTCGCGCATCAGACCCTCGGCATGCTGCTGACGCGGCGGCTGGAGCGCGCCCGCGCGCGGCCGCTCGGCTTCGTCGCCAATGAATATGCGGTGGCGATCTGGGCGCTCGGCGATCTCTCCTTCATGATCCGCGACGGCCGGATCGATCTCGACGCGCTGTTCGACCCCGACATGCTCGGCGACGATCTCGAGGCCTGGCTTGCCGAATCCGCGCTGATGAAGCGCACCTTCCGCAACTGCGCGATCATCTCCGGCCTGATCACGCGCCGGCACACCGGCGAAGAGAAGAGCCGCCGCCAGGTGCTGTTCTCGACCGATCTCGTCTATGACGTGCTGCGCAAGCATCAGGCCGATCACGTCCTGTTGCGCGCCGCGCGCGCCGATGCCGCCACCGGCCTGCTCGATTTGCGCCGCCTCAGCGACATGCTGATGCGCATCCAGGGTCGCATCACGCTGCGGGAACTCGACCGCGTTTCTCCGCTGGCTGTCCCCGTGATGCTGGAAATCGGCCGCGAGTCAGTTTATGGCGAGGCTGCAGACGAGCTTTTGGCCGAAGCCGCCGACGAGCTCGTCAAAGAGGCGATGGATAGAAGCGGGTAA
- a CDS encoding nuclear transport factor 2 family protein, protein MTDPVTIARRYIELWNERTAGRRRELLSENWTNDASYVDPLMKGDGRDGIEALISGVQQRFPDFKFKLIGEPNGYGDHIRFSWGLGPDGTDSPIKGTDFAVLKDGRIRSVTGFLDQVPAGA, encoded by the coding sequence ATGACCGACCCCGTCACCATCGCCCGCCGCTACATCGAGCTCTGGAACGAGCGCACGGCCGGCCGACGCCGCGAGCTGCTCAGCGAGAACTGGACCAATGATGCGAGCTATGTCGATCCCCTGATGAAGGGCGACGGCCGCGACGGCATCGAGGCACTGATATCAGGCGTGCAGCAGCGCTTTCCCGATTTCAAATTCAAGCTGATCGGCGAGCCCAACGGCTACGGCGACCACATCCGCTTTTCCTGGGGACTTGGTCCCGACGGCACCGACAGCCCGATCAAGGGCACGGATTTCGCCGTGCTGAAGGACGGCCGGATCAGAAGCGTGACCGGATTTCTCGATCAGGTGCCGGCCGGGGCGTGA